In Macrobrachium rosenbergii isolate ZJJX-2024 chromosome 48, ASM4041242v1, whole genome shotgun sequence, one DNA window encodes the following:
- the unc-45 gene encoding protein unc-45 homolog B isoform X1: MTQTDGSPTPQQLKEEGNEAYKNGDFDTAIEKYTAALKISQEEKDRSVLFKNRAAVYLKTEDYSCVVKDCNECLEISPKDPKALFRRAQAYEALDQKEKAYADARALQGIDPKNKEVQAMLARLHKVVQDLLDKKTKTAGKVQQLFEILFDTAAPKDKRETCANNLVALARERAGAELLMSQGVISRIVHMMKTERNTEIRVACTRAFSQFCSEEERAKSILLEVGIPWLMDLMNSTNKDQVNATQYVFQTILNALAGMDVKKGVKPNNKLIADNQREIDSLLVVFTKSVTNATMSGECRDAVIELLLKNIDHQYLAWGNKFVKAGGVEQLLHVCSELKEFCYESSIAVTDNTRMTTAICLAKVYENMYDDKQKKVFNDIVDEYVRLRLLTPEIEQTVRITVCITTLLLGSVDCGNHLIAREGILEMMLVMANTDDELQQKVACEALIAAASKKDKCRVIVTQGIGILKKLYQSKNDSVKVRALVGLCKLGSLGGTDASMKPFADGASMKLAEACRRFLINPSKDVEMRRWACEGLAYLTLDAEVKEKLISDIDALRSMIELAKSGDMNCLYGVVSTFVNLCNAYDEQEAIPEMVELAKFAKQHVPEKSDLDDQDFIDKRINILVEEGAGGALTALSKTESKNSKELIGRLFNAMCQMHGNRGHIVQQGGAKALLGLAADGTEKGKKVAAQALARIAITINPEVAFPGQRMYEVVKPLMRLLDQDCSGLENFEALMGLTNIAGMSESARKRIIKEKGLPNIEHYMFEHHDMIRRAAFQCMANMCMSPDVIKVLEGNNDKFKYLFLSCSDEDEEIIKASAGALCMVMPESPQCVTKIFDALDWENILKFLLSHSDKDIMYRGTIIVYLIAAHDKYSAEKVIDTHCKDALEAIAKIDNPEAVHPKAREYAHETLKLCAKQWKLIKDPDATDD; the protein is encoded by the exons atgACTCAGACAGATGGTTCCCCAACTCCTCAGCAGTTAAAGGAAGAAGGGAATGAGGCATATAAGAATGGCGATTTTGATACAGCGATTGAAAAATACACAGCG GCTTTAAAAATCAGCCAAGAGGAGAAGGATCGATCGGTATTATTTAAAAACAGAGCTGCTGTTTACCTCAAAACTGAAGACTATTCATGTGTTGTCAAGGACTGCAATGAAT GCTTGGAAATTTCTCCAAAAGATCCAAAGGCCCTATTCCGAAGGGCACAAGCATATGAGGCCCTTGATCAGAAAGAGAAAGCTTATGCTGATGCAAGAGCTTTACAGGGAATAGATCCCAAGAATAAGGAAGTTCAAGCCATGCTTGCTAGACTCCATAAAGTAGTACAAGATTTG CTTGATAAAAAGACCAAAACAGCTGGTAAAGTTCAACAGTTATTTGAAATCTTGTTTGACACAGCAGCACCAAAGGACAAGAGGGAAACATGTGCCAACAACCTTGTAGCTCTAGCAAGAGAACGTGCAG GTGCAGAGTTGCTAATGAGCCAAGGTGTAATAAGTCGTATCGTTCACATgatgaaaactgagagaaatacAGAGATTCGTGTTGCATGTACAAGAGCCTTCTCACAGTTCTGTTCTGAAGAAGAAAGG GCAAAGTCAATATTACTAGAAGTAGGTATTCCATGGTTGATGGACCTTATGAACAGCACCAACAAAGATCAGGTCAATGCCACTCAGTATGTGTTCCAGACTATACTGAATGCTCTTGCCGGAATGGATGTTAAGAAAGGTGTGAAACCTAATAATAAACTGATTGCAG ataatcaGAGGGAGATAGATAGTTTGCTCGTGGTGTTTACCAAAAGTGTCACCAATGCCACCATGTCAGGAGAGTGCCGTGATGCTGTGATTGAGCTCTTGCTTAAAAATATTGATCATCAGTATTTAGCATGGGGAAACAAGTTTGTTAAAGCAGGAG GAGTTGAACAGTTGCTGCACGTGTGCTCAGAATTGAAAGAGTTCTGTTATGAGAGTTCAATTGCCGTGACAGACAACACTCGAATGACCACTGCCATCTGTTTAGCAAAGGTTTATGAAAACATGTATGATGACAAGCAGAAGAAGGTCTTTAATGATATTGTTGATGAATATGTGAG GTTACGCTTATTAACTCCGGAGATCGAGCAAACTGTCCGTATAACTGTATGTATCACTACATTGCTTCTTGGATCAGTTGACTGTGGTAATCATCTAATAGCTAGAGAAGGTATATTGGAAATGATGCTGGTAATGGCCAACACTGACGATGAACTTCAGCAAAAG GTTGCTTGTGAGGCTTTGATTGCAGCTGCATCAAAGAAGGATAAGTGTAGGGTAATAGTTACCCAGGGCATTGGAATTCTGAAGAAACTTTACCAGAGCAAGAATGATTCTGTGAAAGTCAGAGCTTTGGTTGGACTTTGTAAGTTAGGATCTCTGGGTGGCACAGATGCCTCCATGAAGCCTTTTGCTGATGGTGCATCAATGAAGTTAGCAGAGGCTTGCAGAAG GTTCCTCATTAATCCTTCTAAAGATGTTGAAATGAGAAGATGGGCATGTGAAGGCTTGGCATATTTGACTCTTGATGCTGAAGTCAAAGAGAAGCTCATTTCTGACATAGATGCCCTTCGTTCTATGATTGAACTGGCAAAG TCTGGTGATATGAATTGTTTATATGGTGTCGTGTCAACGTTTGTGAATCTTTGCAATGCTTATGATGAACAAGAAGCTATCCCTGAGATGGTGGAACTTGCCAAATTTGCTAAACAGCATGTCCCTGAGAAGAGTGACCTAGATGATCAAGATTTTATCGATAAACGTATAAATATTCTGGTTGAAGAAGGTGCAGGTGGTGCTCTGACAGCTTTAagtaaaactgaaagtaaaaactCCAAGGAACTTATTGGAAG GTTATTCAATGCCATGTGCCAAATGCACGGAAATCGTGGACACATTGTGCAACAGGGTGGTGCAAAGGCCCTTTTGGGCTTGGCAGCAGATGGcacagaaaaagggaagaaagttgCTGCTCAGGCTTTGGCTCGCATTGCCATTACCATAAATCCTGAAGTTGCATTCCCAGGCCAGAGG ATGTATGAGGTTGTGAAACCATTAATGAGGTTGTTGGATCAAGATTGTTCTGGTTTGGAGAACTTTGAAGCTTTGATGGGTCTCACAAATATTGCGGGTATGTCAGAGTCAGCCCGGAAAcgtatcatcaaagaaaagggtTTGCCTAATATTGAACACTACATGTTTGAACATCATGACATGATAAGGAGAGCAGCATTCCAG TGTATGGCCAACATGTGCATGTCACCAGATGTTATAAAAGTGTTGGAGGGGAACAATGACAAATTCAAGTATTTATTCCTAAGTTGttcagatgaagatgaagaaattatCAAGGCATCTGCAGGTGCATTGTGCATGGTGATGCCAGAGTCACCACAGTGTGTTACAAAAATCTTTGAT gcattagactgggaaaatatactCAAGTTCCTGCTTTCACATTCTGACAAGGATATAATGTACCGTGGTACAATTATTGTGTACCTTATTGCAGCCCATGACAAATACAGTGCTGAGAAAGTTATTGACACTCATTGCAAG GATGCACTGGAAGCCATTGCAAAAATTGATAACCCTGAAGCGGTCCACCCTAAAGCCCGTGAGTATGCACATGAAACTCTAAAGCTTTGTGCAAAACAGTGGAAACTCATTAAAGACCCAGATGCAACTGATGATTAA
- the unc-45 gene encoding protein unc-45 homolog B isoform X2 gives MMTQTDGSPTPQQLKEEGNEAYKNGDFDTAIEKYTAALKISQEEKDRSVLFKNRAAVYLKTEDYSCVVKDCNECLEISPKDPKALFRRAQAYEALDQKEKAYADARALQGIDPKNKEVQAMLARLHKVVQDLLDKKTKTAGKVQQLFEILFDTAAPKDKRETCANNLVALARERAGAELLMSQGVISRIVHMMKTERNTEIRVACTRAFSQFCSEEERAKSILLEVGIPWLMDLMNSTNKDQVNATQYVFQTILNALAGMDVKKGVKPNNKLIADNQREIDSLLVVFTKSVTNATMSGECRDAVIELLLKNIDHQYLAWGNKFVKAGGVEQLLHVCSELKEFCYESSIAVTDNTRMTTAICLAKVYENMYDDKQKKVFNDIVDEYVRLRLLTPEIEQTVRITVCITTLLLGSVDCGNHLIAREGILEMMLVMANTDDELQQKVACEALIAAASKKDKCRVIVTQGIGILKKLYQSKNDSVKVRALVGLCKLGSLGGTDASMKPFADGASMKLAEACRRFLINPSKDVEMRRWACEGLAYLTLDAEVKEKLISDIDALRSMIELAKSGDMNCLYGVVSTFVNLCNAYDEQEAIPEMVELAKFAKQHVPEKSDLDDQDFIDKRINILVEEGAGGALTALSKTESKNSKELIGRLFNAMCQMHGNRGHIVQQGGAKALLGLAADGTEKGKKVAAQALARIAITINPEVAFPGQRMYEVVKPLMRLLDQDCSGLENFEALMGLTNIAGMSESARKRIIKEKGLPNIEHYMFEHHDMIRRAAFQCMANMCMSPDVIKVLEGNNDKFKYLFLSCSDEDEEIIKASAGALCMVMPESPQCVTKIFDALDWENILKFLLSHSDKDIMYRGTIIVYLIAAHDKYSAEKVIDTHCKDALEAIAKIDNPEAVHPKAREYAHETLKLCAKQWKLIKDPDATDD, from the exons ATG atgACTCAGACAGATGGTTCCCCAACTCCTCAGCAGTTAAAGGAAGAAGGGAATGAGGCATATAAGAATGGCGATTTTGATACAGCGATTGAAAAATACACAGCG GCTTTAAAAATCAGCCAAGAGGAGAAGGATCGATCGGTATTATTTAAAAACAGAGCTGCTGTTTACCTCAAAACTGAAGACTATTCATGTGTTGTCAAGGACTGCAATGAAT GCTTGGAAATTTCTCCAAAAGATCCAAAGGCCCTATTCCGAAGGGCACAAGCATATGAGGCCCTTGATCAGAAAGAGAAAGCTTATGCTGATGCAAGAGCTTTACAGGGAATAGATCCCAAGAATAAGGAAGTTCAAGCCATGCTTGCTAGACTCCATAAAGTAGTACAAGATTTG CTTGATAAAAAGACCAAAACAGCTGGTAAAGTTCAACAGTTATTTGAAATCTTGTTTGACACAGCAGCACCAAAGGACAAGAGGGAAACATGTGCCAACAACCTTGTAGCTCTAGCAAGAGAACGTGCAG GTGCAGAGTTGCTAATGAGCCAAGGTGTAATAAGTCGTATCGTTCACATgatgaaaactgagagaaatacAGAGATTCGTGTTGCATGTACAAGAGCCTTCTCACAGTTCTGTTCTGAAGAAGAAAGG GCAAAGTCAATATTACTAGAAGTAGGTATTCCATGGTTGATGGACCTTATGAACAGCACCAACAAAGATCAGGTCAATGCCACTCAGTATGTGTTCCAGACTATACTGAATGCTCTTGCCGGAATGGATGTTAAGAAAGGTGTGAAACCTAATAATAAACTGATTGCAG ataatcaGAGGGAGATAGATAGTTTGCTCGTGGTGTTTACCAAAAGTGTCACCAATGCCACCATGTCAGGAGAGTGCCGTGATGCTGTGATTGAGCTCTTGCTTAAAAATATTGATCATCAGTATTTAGCATGGGGAAACAAGTTTGTTAAAGCAGGAG GAGTTGAACAGTTGCTGCACGTGTGCTCAGAATTGAAAGAGTTCTGTTATGAGAGTTCAATTGCCGTGACAGACAACACTCGAATGACCACTGCCATCTGTTTAGCAAAGGTTTATGAAAACATGTATGATGACAAGCAGAAGAAGGTCTTTAATGATATTGTTGATGAATATGTGAG GTTACGCTTATTAACTCCGGAGATCGAGCAAACTGTCCGTATAACTGTATGTATCACTACATTGCTTCTTGGATCAGTTGACTGTGGTAATCATCTAATAGCTAGAGAAGGTATATTGGAAATGATGCTGGTAATGGCCAACACTGACGATGAACTTCAGCAAAAG GTTGCTTGTGAGGCTTTGATTGCAGCTGCATCAAAGAAGGATAAGTGTAGGGTAATAGTTACCCAGGGCATTGGAATTCTGAAGAAACTTTACCAGAGCAAGAATGATTCTGTGAAAGTCAGAGCTTTGGTTGGACTTTGTAAGTTAGGATCTCTGGGTGGCACAGATGCCTCCATGAAGCCTTTTGCTGATGGTGCATCAATGAAGTTAGCAGAGGCTTGCAGAAG GTTCCTCATTAATCCTTCTAAAGATGTTGAAATGAGAAGATGGGCATGTGAAGGCTTGGCATATTTGACTCTTGATGCTGAAGTCAAAGAGAAGCTCATTTCTGACATAGATGCCCTTCGTTCTATGATTGAACTGGCAAAG TCTGGTGATATGAATTGTTTATATGGTGTCGTGTCAACGTTTGTGAATCTTTGCAATGCTTATGATGAACAAGAAGCTATCCCTGAGATGGTGGAACTTGCCAAATTTGCTAAACAGCATGTCCCTGAGAAGAGTGACCTAGATGATCAAGATTTTATCGATAAACGTATAAATATTCTGGTTGAAGAAGGTGCAGGTGGTGCTCTGACAGCTTTAagtaaaactgaaagtaaaaactCCAAGGAACTTATTGGAAG GTTATTCAATGCCATGTGCCAAATGCACGGAAATCGTGGACACATTGTGCAACAGGGTGGTGCAAAGGCCCTTTTGGGCTTGGCAGCAGATGGcacagaaaaagggaagaaagttgCTGCTCAGGCTTTGGCTCGCATTGCCATTACCATAAATCCTGAAGTTGCATTCCCAGGCCAGAGG ATGTATGAGGTTGTGAAACCATTAATGAGGTTGTTGGATCAAGATTGTTCTGGTTTGGAGAACTTTGAAGCTTTGATGGGTCTCACAAATATTGCGGGTATGTCAGAGTCAGCCCGGAAAcgtatcatcaaagaaaagggtTTGCCTAATATTGAACACTACATGTTTGAACATCATGACATGATAAGGAGAGCAGCATTCCAG TGTATGGCCAACATGTGCATGTCACCAGATGTTATAAAAGTGTTGGAGGGGAACAATGACAAATTCAAGTATTTATTCCTAAGTTGttcagatgaagatgaagaaattatCAAGGCATCTGCAGGTGCATTGTGCATGGTGATGCCAGAGTCACCACAGTGTGTTACAAAAATCTTTGAT gcattagactgggaaaatatactCAAGTTCCTGCTTTCACATTCTGACAAGGATATAATGTACCGTGGTACAATTATTGTGTACCTTATTGCAGCCCATGACAAATACAGTGCTGAGAAAGTTATTGACACTCATTGCAAG GATGCACTGGAAGCCATTGCAAAAATTGATAACCCTGAAGCGGTCCACCCTAAAGCCCGTGAGTATGCACATGAAACTCTAAAGCTTTGTGCAAAACAGTGGAAACTCATTAAAGACCCAGATGCAACTGATGATTAA